A genomic region of Nymphaea colorata isolate Beijing-Zhang1983 chromosome 2, ASM883128v2, whole genome shotgun sequence contains the following coding sequences:
- the LOC116248216 gene encoding mitochondrial phosphate carrier protein 3, mitochondrial-like — MAVPENARQSLLPSFLYSSPAFSSLRALDNPALSSPLMSSSMSAAKAPSSPAVGSFVVPAPSEPGKIAMYSPAFYAACTAGGILSCGLTHMAVTPLDLVKCNMQIDPAKYKSITSGFGVLLREQGLRGFFRGWVPTLLGYSAQGACKFGFYEFFKKYYSDIAGPEYAAKYKTLIYLAGSASAEVIADVALCPMEAVKVRVQTQPGFARGLADGFPKFVKSEGALGLYKGLVPLWGRQIPYTMMKFASFETIVEMFYKYAIPVPKDQCTKSFQLGVSFAGGYVAGVFCAIVSHPADNLVSFLNNAKGATVGDAVKKLGIWGLFTRGLPLRIVMIGTLTGAQWGIYDAFKVFVGLPTTGGVAPAAAPAKELAKM; from the exons ATGGCTGTCCCAGAGAACGCCCGGCAATCTTTGCTCCCTAGCTTCCTTTACTCATCACCGGCCTTTTCCTCCCTCAGGGCTCTAGACAACCCAGCCCTCTCGTCGCCCCTGATGTCGTCTTCGATGTCGGCCGCGAAGGCGCCCTCGTCGCCTGCGGTCGGATCTTTCGTCGTCCCCGCCCCCAGCGAGCCTGGCAAAATTGCGATGTACTCGCCGGCTTTCTATGCCGCGTGCACCGCCGGAGGTATCCTCAGCTGTGGCCTTACTCACATGGCCGTCACTCCTCTCGATCTTGTTAAGTGCAATATGCAG ATTGATCCTGCAAAGTACAAGAGTATCACTTCGGGTTTCGGTGTGCTGCTTAGAGAGCAAGGTCTCAGGGGGTTCTTCAGGGGCTGGGTGCCCACGCTGCTTGGGTACAGCGCTCAGGGTGCCTGCAAATTTGGTTTCTATGAGTTCTTCAAGAAATACTATTCTGATATTGCGGGACCTGAATATGCTGCAAaatacaagacattgatatacCTTGCTGGATCTGCATCTGCTGAGGTGATTGCTGATGTTGCACTTTGCCCGATGGAGGCAGTGAAAGTCCGTGTTCAGACTCAGCCAGGATTTGCCAGAGGATTGGCAGACGGGTTTCCCAAGTTCGTTAAATCTGAAGGTGCACTTGG GCTTTACAAGGGTCTTGTTCCTCTTTGGGGCCGGCAGATTCCTT ATACCATGATGAAGTTTGCTTCTTTTGAAACCATTGTGGAGATGTTCTATAAGTATGCTATTCCAGTCCCCAAAGATCAATGCACCAAGTCATTTCAACTTGGAGTTAGCTTTGCTGGTGGTTATGTTGCTGGTGTTTTCTGCGCTATTGTTTCACATCCTGCTGACAATCTTGTTTCCTTCCTCAACAATGCTAAAGGAGCAACAGTTGGGGAT GCGGTGAAGAAGCTCGGGATATGGGGTCTGTTTACTCGTGGTCTCCCTTTGCGTATTGTCATGATTGGAACACTAACTGGTGCTCAGTGGGGGATTTATGACGCTTTCAAGGTTTTTGTTGGCCT GCCAACTACTGGTGGTGTTGCTCCTGCTGCTGCCCCTGCCAAAGAACTTGCAAAGATGTGA